A single genomic interval of Pangasianodon hypophthalmus isolate fPanHyp1 chromosome 8, fPanHyp1.pri, whole genome shotgun sequence harbors:
- the sema3h gene encoding sema domain, immunoglobulin domain (Ig), short basic domain, secreted, (semaphorin) 3H, which yields MRRILSITFASLLAITLTGAWRPSQPRLQFTHSELVRSGRLMILPLSAGDLNSLLPDEDGRRLYISMKDYLLSASLDDVTQPHRKIYWPASPERIQDCLMAGKDPQLECANFLRVLEPYNQTHLYACGTGAFNPRCAYIPTRLFLMAEDQTLQHEQTESGKGKCPYDPHQKTATAIIDGELYAGITSDFMSRDSAFFRSLGERHVIRTEQYEPTWLQEAEFVRVAMMKESDNEEDDKVYLFFTERAQEAEGPAGKVLYARVARVCKNDIGGQRSLVNKWSTFQKARMICSVPRPDGLQTHFDQLQDIFIHHGKDERNPLIYGLFTTTSDVLNGSAVCVYRMQDIIRAFKGNFYHREGPQYKWAEFTGRVPYPRPGTCPSSTYGSFRSTREYPDDVIFFSRTHPLLQEVVRPVDSRPLLIRVGVDYKLTRIVVDRVEAVDGQYDVLFIGTDSGLVLKSIHLPKEQGQSQEVTLEQLQVFKHKSPVTALTLSKKKWLFVGSAEGVSQLALYQCDLYGQVCAECCLARDPYCNWDGHACSPYMPVARRRNTRHVGDYRNPLTECVRQGAGLEVQSEEKEIVVAVGNSTYLECLPNSHHAKVTWFKQIGENSLEQYEVTSRDQLVVIDRGILIPRAELNHGGIYHCQLEEHGFRWTAVTIRLSVWSPSRHTIADSTQPRHQEVMSLIHHRDLEHYCKELGKQRHEHKKTREKEQAQERKRGDRQKHGGERGEKERGRGRKNRSKMGSSASRFPRSA from the exons ATGAGGAGGATATTATCTATCACCTTTGCGTCGCTGCTGGCAATTACTTTAACTGGAGCATGGAGACCATCTCAGCCCAGACTGCAGTTCACACACTCGG AGCTGGTCCGTAGTGGCAGGTTGATGATTCTGCCGCTCTCTGCGGGGGATCTGAACTCTCTGCTCCCTGATGAAGATGGCCGCCGTCTGTACATCAGCATGAAGGATTATTTACTGTCAGCCAGCCTGGATGATGTTACACAACCCCATCGCAAG ATTTACTGGCCTGCGAGTCCAGAACGAATCCAGGACTGTTTGATGGCTGGAAAAGACCCACAG CTGGAGTGTGCCAATTTCCTGCGTGTACTGGAACCTTATAACCAAACACACCTGTACGCCTGCGGAACGGGAGCCTTCAACCCCCGCTGTGCCTACATCCCCACCCGCCTCTTCCTCATG gctgAGGATCAGACGCTGCAGCATGAACAGACAGAGTCCGGAAAAGGAAAGTGTCCGTATGACCCCCACCAGAAGACTGCTACTGCCATCATTG aTGGAGAGCTGTATGCTGGAATCACATCTGACTTTATGAGTCGTGACTCTGCATTTTTTCGTAGTCTGGGAGAACGTCATGTGATCCGCACAGAGCAATATGAGCCAACCTGGCTTCAGg aggCTGAGTTTGTGCGTGTGGCCATGATGAAGGAGAGTGATAATGAGGAAGATGATAAGGTCTACTTGTTCTTCACTGAGCGTGCTCAGGAGGCTGAGGGGCCCGCCGGCAAAGTCCTGTACGCTCGAGTCGCCCGCGTCTGCAag aATGACATTGGTGGCCAGCGCAGTTTAGTGAATAAGTGGAGTACGTTTCAGAAGGCTCGAATGATCTGTTCTGTGCCCAGACCTGACGGCTTACAGACACACTTTGACCAACTGC AggatatttttattcatcatgGCAAAGACGAGAGGAACCCACTGATATACGGCCTCTTTACTACCACCAG tgatgtgtTAAATGGATCAGCAGTGTGTGTCTACCGCATGCAAGACATCATTCGTGCCTTCAAAGGAAACTTCTACCACAGGGAGGGGCCACAGTATAAGTGGGCGGAGTTTACCGGCAGAGTGCCCTATCCCAGACCTGGAACA TGTCCAAGCAGCACTTATGGAAGTTTCCGTTCCACACGGGAATATCCTGATGACGTCATCTTCTTTAGCCGCACCCACCCACTGCTGCAGGAAGTGGTGCGTCCTGTGGATAGCCGACCTTTGCTAATTAGAGTTGGTGTTGATTACAAGTTGACCCGCATCGTTGTGGACAGAGTGGAGGCTGTGGATGGACAATATGATGTTCTCTTCATcgggacag ATTCTGGCCTGGTGCTGAAGTCCATTCATCTCCCCAAAGAGCAAGGACAAAGTCAAGAGGTCACCCTGGAACAGCTGCAGGTCTTtaag CACAAGTCACCAGTCACCGCCTTGACACTGTCCAAGAAGAAG TGGCTGTTCGTGGGATCTGCAGAGGGCGTGTCTCAGTTGGCGCTGTATCAGTGTGACCTATACGGTCAAGTGTGTGCAGAGTGCTGTCTTGCCAGAGACCCATACTGCAACTGGGATGGCCATGCATGCAGCCCCTATATGCCAGTTGCACGCAG GAGAAACACTCGTCATGTTGGTGATTACAGGAATCCATTAACTGAATGTGTCAGACAGGGAG CTGGCCTGGAGGTGCAGTCAGAGGAGAAGGAAATAGTGGTGGCTGTAGGGAACAGTACCTACCTGGAGTGTCTGCCTAATTCACACCATGCCAAAGTTACCTGGTTTAAACAGATCGGAGAGAACAGTCTGGAACAATATGAG GTGACCTCAAGGGATCAGCTGGTGGTGATTGACAGGGGCATTCTGATTCCGAGGGCGGAGCTTAACCACGGTGGGATTTATCACTGTCAGCTGGAGGAGCACGGCTTCCGTTGGACAGCCGTAACAATTCGATTGAGTGTGTGGAGTCCCAGCCGGCACACCATCGCAGACTCCACCCAGCCCCGGCACCAGGAAGTGATGTCTCTGATTCACCACAGAGACTTGGAGCACTACTGCAAGGAACTGGGCAAACAGCGTCATGAGCACAAAAAGACCAGGGAAAAGGAGCAGgcacaggagagaaagagaggagacagacagaaacatggAGGAGAACGAGGAGAGAAGGAGCGGGGAAGAGGCAGGAAGAACAGAAGCAAAATGGGGAGTTCTGCCTCAAGGTTTCCGAGGAGCGCCTAG